The sequence below is a genomic window from Micromonospora aurantiaca ATCC 27029.
TTGACCTTCGGCTGGAGCGCCTGCATGGCACGCTGCGACTTGATCTGCTTGACGAAGACCGGGAACAGGATCACCCGGACCGTCACCACCAGGAAGACGATGGCGAGGATCCAGGCCCAGTTCGTACCGATCACGGCCCCGACCGGAACTCCGATGGCGTCCCAGGCCGAGTGCCAGGTCAGCAGGATCCACGAGATCGCGTAGTAGATCCAGTCGAGACTAAACACTCAGGCTCCAGTCACGTCGGAACGGCGGCGGTCGCCCGGCTCCGGAACCGGGTCGTGTCCACCAGGGTGGAAGGGGTGGCAGCGCGACAGCCGACGGACCGTCAGCCAGGCTCCCCGCAGCGCACCGTGCCGGGACACCGCCTCGACGGCGTAGGCACTGCACGACGGGTAGAACCGGCAGCGGGCCGGCAGTGCCGGACTTATCCACCGACGGTACGCGATGATGGGTGCCAGCAGCATGCGGGCACCGGTTGTGGGCGACGGAGTCGTCGTCGGGCCGGTCACCGCGACCGCCGTCCCCGGGGGGCCCGTGCGGCGGCGATGGCCGCGTCCAGGTCGGCCCCGAGCCGGGCGTACGTCGCGTCGGCGGCCGCAGGCAGCGCGCGTACCACGAGGGTGGTGCCGGCGGGCAGCTCGCCCAGCCGCTCGCGGACCAGATGCCGGAGCCGGCGGCGGACCTTGTTGCGGACCACAGCGCCGCCGACGGCCTTGGACACGACGAAGCCGGCGCGGCTCGGTGCGGAGGTCTCCGCACCGAGGCTTCGCGCCGGCTCCGGCGAGAGTGTCGCGGTGGTGCCGATCGGCTCGGGGAGGGTCAGGTGGACCACGACGGCGCCACGGCCGACGCGTCGGCCACCGCGAACCGCTGCGGCGAAGTCGTTACTGCGCCGCAGTCGTTGCGCGGCGGCCAGCACGACTGCCCACGTCCCCGGACCGGACCTGTCGGCGTCAGGCCGACAGGCGGGCGCGGCCCTTGGAGCGACGGGTCGAGATGATGGCGCGGCCGGCACGGGTGCGCATGCGCAGCCGGAAGCCGTGGGTCTTCGCGCGCCGGCGGTTGTTCGGCTGGTAGGTGCGCT
It includes:
- the yidD gene encoding membrane protein insertion efficiency factor YidD; its protein translation is MLLAPIIAYRRWISPALPARCRFYPSCSAYAVEAVSRHGALRGAWLTVRRLSRCHPFHPGGHDPVPEPGDRRRSDVTGA
- the rnpA gene encoding ribonuclease P protein component, producing MLAAAQRLRRSNDFAAAVRGGRRVGRGAVVVHLTLPEPIGTTATLSPEPARSLGAETSAPSRAGFVVSKAVGGAVVRNKVRRRLRHLVRERLGELPAGTTLVVRALPAAADATYARLGADLDAAIAAARAPRGRRSR
- the rpmH gene encoding 50S ribosomal protein L34, with translation MSKRTYQPNNRRRAKTHGFRLRMRTRAGRAIISTRRSKGRARLSA